One window of Entelurus aequoreus isolate RoL-2023_Sb linkage group LG06, RoL_Eaeq_v1.1, whole genome shotgun sequence genomic DNA carries:
- the LOC133652293 gene encoding uncharacterized protein LOC133652293, whose protein sequence is MKIRQTNNGEYPSFRTFVEFVTMEADLACDPIASMQALKGLDTSKPKHSRSQVIQAKTLTTNSSHSTSSGHTNTVTCLLCKRNGHTLDKCFKFMEKMVQDRIKFAQTEKLCFGCLKTGHHSKKCDKRSTCEKCQRRHLTCLHDDKFMERKQATPANSEDNSQDKVDTKVTKDEDKSTAISNRVTQDISSTLTSSILPVWVSSTNHPEKEVLVYALLDSQSDTSFILDEVAQDLNTDKSKASLRLSTMSAKSTVIPCEKLVNLQVRGYKWKKKIILPPVFTREFIPVNRSHIPTSETTLKWSHMEKLADKLPPMLKCEVGLLIGYNCQQALLPREVLAGKENQPYAQLTDLGWSIVGCSSQVHNHNDAIGTSHRIIVREVTPASQPAVELKHLASQGKDKFSKETVKFIQRGFYVDDGLASVTSTTEAIKLVEESRALCKTGKLHLRKFVSNNKEMLKAIPQEEQAQAKDQDLALGEPHVERALGVQWCIEADEFQFRVQVKDNPLTRRGVLSTVASVYDPLGFVAPFILIGKQILQTLCKDKVNWDDNLPDHILPRWEAWLRDLPNLAALKIPRSYSEDINVVQYELHNFSDASLEGYGACSYLRTISKEGRISCSLVMGKARVTPTKQTTIPRLELSSAVTSVRNADVIKRELEIENLKEYYWSDSQVVLAYISNDAKRFHTFVANRIQRIRQSTSPEKWQHVSSENNPADHASRGLSATQLKESNWLKGPDFLRKQDLPVNEEMVGEIEETDPELRKGHTHTTQRKQTQC, encoded by the coding sequence ATGAAAATAAGACAAACAAATAATGGAGAGTATCCATCTTTCCGCACATTTGTAGAGTTTGTGACTATGGAAGCTGACTTAGCGTGCGATCCCATAGCCTCAATGCAAGCactcaaaggtttggacacaagtAAACCCAAACATTCACGCAGTCAAGTCATTCAAGCAAAAACGCTTACTACAAACTCAAGTCACTCAACAAGCTCAGGTCACACAAATACTGTAACCTGTCTCCTCTGCAAAAGGAATGGCCACACGCTTGATAAATGTTTCAAGTTCATGGAAAAAATGGTTCAAGATCGTATCAAGTTTGCACAGACAGAAAAGCTGTGTTTCGGATGTTTAAAGACTGGACATCATTCAAAGAAGTGCGATAAAAGGAGCACATGTGAGAAATGTCAAAGGAGACATCTTACATGTCTGCATGACGACAAGTTCATGGAACGTAAACAGGCAACACCTGCAAACAGTGAGGATAACTCTCAAGACAAAGTAGACACTAAAGTCACAAAGGATGAAGACAAATCTACCGCAATCTCTAACAGGGTAACTCAAGACATCTCAAGCACGTTGACATCCTCTATACTACCTGTCTGGGTCTCATCCACAAACCACCCAGAAAAAGAAGTTCTAGTGTATGCGCTTCTTGACTCACAAAGCGATACATCTTTCATCTTGGATGAAGTAGCTCAAGATCTCAACACAGATAAAAGCAAAGCCAGTCTACGGCTATCTACTATGTCCGCCAAGTCAACAGTTATACCATGTGAGAAGCTGGTAAACCTTCAAGTCAGAGGATATAAGTGGAAAAAGAAAATCATATTACCACCAGTCTTTACTAGAGAGTTTATCCCAGTTAACAGGTCACATATCCCGACGTCTGAAACCACTTTGAAGTGGTCTCATATGGAAAAGCTAGCAGATAAGTTACCACCAATGCTCAAATGTGAAGTTGGTCTGCTTATCGGCTATAACTGTCAACAAGCCCTTCTACCAAGAGAAGTTCTTGCAGGCAAAGAAAACCAACCCTACGCACAGCTAACCGATCTCGGCTGGAGCATAGTTGGTTGCTCGTCTCAAGTCCACAATCACAATGATGCCATCGGCACAAGTCACAGAATCATTGTGCGTGAAGTAACTCCTGCGTCACAACCAGCAGTTGAACTCAAACATCTCGCATCTCAAGGTAAAGACAAGTTCAGCAAAGAGACTGTCAAGTTCATCCAAAGAGGTTTTTACGTTGATGATGGACTTGCTAGTGTAACGTCAACAACCGAAGCCATAAAACTGGTCGAAGAGTCAAGAGCACTTTGCAAGACAGGCAAACTCCATTTGCGTAAGTTTGTGTCAAACAATAAAGAAATGCTCAAAGCAATTCCCCAAGAAGAACAAGCTCAAGCCAAAGACCAAGACCTGGCTCTTGGAGAACCCCACGTTGAACGCGCACTCGGAGTACAATGGTGTATCGAGGCAGATGAATTCCAATTCAGAGTCCAAGTCAAAGACAACCCGTTGACAAGGAGAGGGGTGCTCTCGACAGTTGCATCAGTCTATGACCCCCTTGGGTTTGTCGCCCCATTCATACTGATTGGAAAGCAAATACTCCAAACGTTGTGCAAAGACAAAGTAAATTGGGACGACAATCTTCCAGACCACATTTTACCACGGTGGGAAGCATGGTTGAGAGACCTGCCCAATCTGGCAGCTCTGAAGATCCCACGAAGCTACTCAGAAGACATCAATGTTGTACAGTACGAGTTACATAACTTCTCAGACGCAAGCCTCGAAGGTTATGGCGCATGTTCATACCTCAGAACAATAAGTAAAGAAGGAAGAATCAGTTGTTCACTAGTCATGGGTAAAGCGAGAGTTACACCGACTAAACAAACGACCATCCCAAGACTCGAACTATCATCAGCCGTGACTTCAGTCCGCAACGCAGATGTAATCAAGCGAGAACTGGAAATTGAAAATCTCAAGGAATATTATTGGTCAGATTCACAAGTCGTATTGGCATACATATCCAACGATGCAAAAAGATTTCACACATTCGTCGCCAATCGAATCCAACGAATAAGACAAAGCACAAGTCCTGAAAAATGGCAGCACGTCAGCTCAGAAAACAATCCTGCTGATCATGCCTCAAGAGGTTTAAGCGCAACTCAGCTGAAAGAATCAAACTGGTTAAAAGGCCCAGATTTCCTTCGGAAACAAGATCTTCCAGTCAATGAGGAAATGGTGGGAGAGATCGAAGAAACGGATCCCGAACTCCGTAAAGGTCACACGCACACAACACAAAGGAAGCAAACCCAGTGCTAG
- the dimt1l gene encoding probable dimethyladenosine transferase — translation MPKVKAQKKSRQHEEVKNQGIMFNKGIGQHILKNPLVVNGIIDKAALRPTDVVLEVGPGTGNMTVKLLEKAKKVVACELDCRLVAELQKRVQCTPMQAKLQILVGDVLKTDLPFFDVCVANLPYQISSPFVFKLLLHRPFFRCAVLMFQREFAMRLVAPPGDKLYCRLSINTQLLARVDHLMKVGKNNFRPPPKVESSVVRIEPKNPPPPVNFQEWDGLVRIAFVRKNKTLRAAFKSTAVEQLLEKNYRIHSSVHNVEVPADFSITKKIESILEEVEFSEKRARSMDIDDFMVLLHAFNSAGIHFS, via the exons ATGCCTAAAGTCAAAGCGCAGAAGAAAAGCAGGCAGCACGAAGAAGTTAAAAACCAAG GAATTATGTTCAACAAAGGAATCGGCCAGCACATATTAAAGAATCCTTTGGTCGTTAACGGCATCATCGACAAG GCTGCACTGAGGCCAACAGATGTGGTTCTGGAGGTGGGACCTGGTACTGGTAACATGACGGTTAAACTGCTAGAAAAGGCTAAGAAG gtGGTGGCCTGTGAGTTGGACTGCAGATTGGTGGCGGAGCTTCAGAAAAGGGTACAATGCAC ACCAATGCAGGCCAAACTTCAGATCCTTGTTGGAGACGTTTTAAAAACAGACCTGCCATTTTTTGACGTCTGTGTGGCCAATTTACCTTATCAG ATTTCATCACCATTTGTCTTCAAGTTGCTGCTACATCGACCCTTCTTCAG GTGTGCCGTGCTAATGTTCCAGAGAGAGTTTGCCATGCGTCTAGTGGCCCCGCCTGGAGACAAACTGTACTGCAGACTTTCTATCAACACTCAGCTCCTGGCTCGTGTGGACCATCTCATGAAA GTAGGGAAGAATAATTTCCGTCCTCCTCCAAAAGTGGAGTCCAGTGTCGTGAGAATAGAGCCCAAAAATCCTCCTCCTCCTGTCAATTTCCAG GAGTGGGATGGCTTGGTCCGAATAGCCTTTGTAAGAAAGAATAAAACCCTCCGCGCCGCCTTTAA GTCGACTGCAGTAGAGCAGCTCCTTGAGAAGAACTACAGAATCCACAGCTCGGTACACAATGTG GAAGTGCCAGCAGATTTCAGCATCACCAAGAAAATCGAGAGCATCTTGGAGGAGGTAGAATTCAGTGAGAAAAGAGCCAGATCCATGGATATAGACGACTTCATGGT ACTGCTTCATGCTTTCAACTCAGCCGGGATTCACTTTTCATGA